Below is a window of Amphiprion ocellaris isolate individual 3 ecotype Okinawa chromosome 15, ASM2253959v1, whole genome shotgun sequence DNA.
tacaaaatttgATTAATCCACAGCTATTAATGTGTTGATAATGAACCAAATGAAGTATGGCAGTGTTTCAGTGTCCAGTCTCCTGAGAGCAGTGCTGGTTGTCTATCAGTCAGAAGATTATTAAGATGATGTTTGTGTCCATGTCAGCCAGCCTTAACAGTAAACCAATAAAAtctccctctctgtgtctcAGGTGCTCACATCCTACAGCAAATAAGTGGCTGTGAATGGGACGAAGAAAATGGAGACATCAAGGGTTTTCAGCAATATGGATTTAATGGTGAAGACTTCATAGCGCTGGACCTGAAGACGCTGACATGGGTCGCTCCAAATCCCCTGGCGTTCATCACCAAACTGAAATGGGACACAGAGACAGCTAGACTGGAGTACAATAAGTACTACTACATCCACGTGTACTCTGACTGGCTGAAGAAGTATGTGAACTACTCAAGGAGTTTTCTGAAGAGAACAGGTAGAATTACACAACCTGAGATACACACAGTTCTGTTCTCCATCTGTTTCTATCCACAGGAGCATccagtgaaaataaaacaatgcatAGACGAAGTTACGATTCAGCGGTCTAGGGTCAACTAGGTGTAACAAAGAAACTGTTGATTAGAAAGGTAAATTAATTTATTGCAAAGTGatataaataacaaaagaaaaggtgataaaacaaagaaaacggCTGATGGGTGCTGCAAACTCCAACCAATTAAAACCAAGTTATAAAAACTAGTTAAAACAAAATCTATACTAAACAACAACTAAAGTAAACTCTGCAACCAAACTTGAAGACACGATAGCAACACGCATGTGACTAACAACAGTAACTAATCGAGTGCTTCAGAGCACATATTAGCTACAAGTAGTCATTTCTCAATAGCTACAGAGCGCACAAAACATGAGAGGCACTGAGTCGAGCTGTTCATGTTAAATCACAGTCACCTGGACTGTGAGATGGGCTGCAGATTTAAACCCTAGATGTGGTGATTGCTGCAGTTGGATTGGATGAAGGTGGAGGGAGCTGGGTGGTGGTCCAATCAGGTATGGCAGTAGGCGGGAAGATGAATGAGCTTCAGAGCAGCTCTGGAGCTCCAGGCCAGTCATCCCTGATTGGAGACAGGTGGCTCTGGAGCTCCTCAGCCAGGTGTAATGGAAAGTCAGCATAAACCATCTCCTCACACAGAGACCACAAAGGATCCACCACATCAATAAAGCATACGGTCACCAGGGGCTGTAACAGACACACAACGTGcgtaatgaatttattttactgatcagtgCAGATGATGATTGataactgacagctgcacattagagcagTTAAACTTCAGACATCATAtgtaaacatgatattgtattgaagtgcattcAGGTCTGACtctgtcccataatgcaggaaatcacagtgaggaatataaaaatatgtgaCGGTAAAAAGCACTGCTACtccaaatgaagcaaaacaggaatgctggtagaataCTGTTAAATGTGTTCATATATTAATTTTACAGATCAAAGCATCTGATTATTGATAACTGGCAGCTGCACATTAGCACAGTAAAACTTTAGATTTCATATATGTAAATATGGTATTGTATTGAAGTgtatttaggtctgacactgtccaaTAATGCAGGATGTCATTGtaatttttggccaaatcaaagtgaaattaatgttattgatGAAATATTCTCTGTAGTAAATGAGACTAAACCCATGacttttctaatctgtgttctatcagccactgtagcagcagaaccaaacataaaaacatatttatacaaTTTCTGCATCACTTACTAAATACATGttgggttcccatggcaacccaatgcatacagtgtgtgatactaTAATGGCTTCTTTCAatggttttaataaaatatagatCAGcaggtttacagataaaacatttcattcaGCTGAGAAACTGTGTCACTCATAAAGAACCGTCAGGAAACACTTCAGTTAAAGGGAGACATTTATTACAACCAATTTAAATcacaaactctgaacagaacctgctcCAGACCAGGTtaactccacagcatcagttaccatggagatctagcaggttaaagaGAACCACCttcatgacactgaaaactctgactttaggctcaacatacctGCTAACCCACTAATCTCACTTCCTAGTAGAACCCTCAGATCTGTCACGTTCAGTTAAGACTCATCAGTTTCTCTCTCCAGGTCTTCCCTCAGTGTCTCTCCTCCAGAAGACTCCTTCCTCTCAGGTCACCTGCCACGCTACAGGTTTCTACCCCGACAGAGCCGACTTGTTCTGGAGGAAAGATGGAGAGGAGCTTCATGAGGACGTGGACAAAGTAGAGATCCTCCCCAACCATGATGGAACCTTCCAGATGAGTGTTGACCTGAACATCTCATCAATCGCtcctgaagactggaagaagtacgactgtgtgtttcagctgtCTGGTGTCAAAGACGTCATCATCACCAAACTGGACAAATCAGTGATCAGGACTAACTGGGGTAAGTCAGTCAGAACAGTGGAGTCTGgaaatgaaacatatttatcTGTGTTCTGCAGTAGAGATGAAATCTGAGGGATGTGTTTTGGTTCCAGTTTCTCCATCAGGGTTTCCTGCTGGTGCTGTCATTGGAGTAGTTGtaggtctgctgctgctgttgctctgcATCACTGGACTCTTCATCTGGAGGAAGAAGACTAACGGTACACAGTAACAGAAGAGCAGCTGTCCTGCCTCCACATTCAaagcagaaatctttaacattaaaaaaacatatataaaatataaaagcatcATTTTAACTACAGTCATCTCTCATCTTTATTTCAGGGTTCAAACCTGCTAACAGTAAGagtttctgatattttctgtaGATCTGTAATCAGTCTGATCTTTGCAGTCTTGTCTGTTGGGTTTTAAActcagactgttttttttagccTCAGAATCTGCAGACAGTAACTCAGATTCCAGCCAATTACAGTGAGTATGTCCTTGTTTCATCAATGCATTGCAGATATAAATGAACCTAAAAACACTCAACAGTATACTGGGATATTATTTGCTCTTCTGTAAACACCAgcctttttctccttttaattgttgtattcattttttaataatgtatAATGATTGTACTAAGCATCTGACCAGTTATTTAACTTGTTCATTTCTTAATCTGTCCTGACAGACTCTCAGGGAAGACGGGAGGAGAGTAAACTCCAGTGAAGTTGGGATTCTGTCAACAACTTTATTTATCTTATGGCATACTTGATTCTGTTTGCAATTATTAAGCCTCTGCAACTAACCCAAGTTGGAAACTCTTGTCAGtccagttttattttctctccatattgtgcaaaaaatgtggacactttaaatgtttagtttcttATCCAACATCCAAAACTATCAGACAGGTGTCTGATTGGAAGCCAAAAGGGCTCACTTAGCTGGAGTCATTGAGTCAAACCGCCACAACCCTCGAGTTTTATTTAATACCATTGACTCTGTTTTAAATGCTCCCAAGCCGGTTTGCCAGGAAGCATCCATTGAACTGTACATCAAGTTTCAGGAGTTTTTTATTGATAAAGTTGTGAGCACAAGGGCTCTGATCTCAGCTCCTGCCGTCGAcccctctgcctctgtctgctgACCGGCTGGGCTCGATAAATTTGCCTGTTACTCTGTCGTTTTTGATAGACACTGTCGGCCACATAAAGCCATCAGGGTCCCCTCATGACTCCATCCcacctcattttttaaaagaggtTTTTCCATGTATTGGGCAGTCAGTTTTAACCGTCATTAACAGCTGTCTGTCCACTGGCGTGGTCCCCCACTAGTTTTAAACATGCTGTAGTCCAACCACTGCTGAAGAAACCTGGCCTCAACACCACAGTTTTATCTAACTTCAGACCAATCTCCAAGCTGCCCTTTCTTTCCAAAATTTTAGAGAAAGTTGTTCATGCCCAGCTGAAGTCCTTTTTAGATGAGCACAATGTACTGGAGgtttttcagtctggttttaaGACTCTGCATAGCACGAAGTCAGCACTGTTACgggtttttaatgatgttttccTGGCAAACGACTCTGGAGATTATGTGGTTCTTGTTCATCTGGATTTAACTGCTGCATTTGACACAGTGGACCACAACATTTTAATATCTCATTTGCAGCACTCGGTGGGAATTAGTGGTAGTGCACTGCAGTGGTTTAGGTCCTTTTTGACTGGCAGAACTATGAGTGTGAGCCTCGATATCTTTGAATCCCCCCCTGCTCTATTGTCTTTTGTGGTCCCGCAGGGTTCAATTTTAGGGCCTCTCCTTTTTTCCTGATACCTGCTTCCTATGGGATCCATCCTCAGGAAGCCTGGATGGCTTTAAATTTTTTACGTTTTAGCGAAAAGAAAACTAGGTAATGGTGTTCGGTCCCAGTGGCCCTTGTGAGTCTTCCCCTGTTGACTTGGGCCCCCTGGCTCACTATGTTAAACCAGTGGTTTCCAACCTGGGTTTTAAAATGGACTCTGATTTTAAACTTGAACATCAAATCAGTGCCGTGGTGAAGGCTAGCTTCTTTCACCTGCGACAGTTAGCAAAGGTGAAACCCTTTCTAACACCAGAGCACTTCGAAATGGTGTTCCATGCTTTTATTACAACCAGATTGGATTGTTGTAATTCGCTATACCTTGGAGCTAGCCAGTCTGCCCTAGCGCGTCTCCAGTTGGCTCAAAATGCTGCGGCCCGTCTTTTAACCAGCACTCGAAAATATGAGCACATTACACCTGTTTTAGCTTCCCTTCATTGGCTCCCCGTGTGCTTTAGGGTTGATTTTAagcttcttttatttgtttttaaagcctgaAATGGTCTGGCCCCTCCCTACCTCTCTGAGCTCATCCTCATGCCCCCTCACGAACCCTCAGATCagctgttcagctgcttctggaGGTTCCAAGGTCTAGGCGGAAGCTCAGAGGAGATAGAGCCTTCTCTGTTGCTGCTCCCAGATTGTGGAATAATCTCCCTATGCACATCAGAGAGGCTCCCTCACTGGCGTTTTTTAAAACCAAACTTAAacctatttttattcactggcttttaacacagcatgagactctgcttctgttttattgtgctgctgtcttaatatgtgtatgttttatttatttgaatgttttaattcattgtttattgtacagcactttgtttcAGCGGCTGCTGtttaaagcgctttataaataaagttgagttgagttgagttgagtctGATTGATTCTAAGTTCTCCAACAGAACACGGAATAAAGAACAATCTTCAATAAACAAGTGTCCTGAGCAAGAACAAGCAAGAAGAACAAGGAACCTGCATCAGATGATGGAGCCTCTACAGAGTCACAGTTACCAGAGACTGAAACATGAGGACAGAAATAAGAACAGAGCTGCAACTTTCTCCATTTCTGCAACTTATAAATCTATATTATTGATAAGCTGCTGATTATTTGTGAATTCAAACAGCTAATCCACAACTTTTCTTGCTCAAACATCTGATCTCAACAACTCATTCTAAATGTTAATAACTTCTAGTTTTACTCACAATGTAACTATGGAACAGAAACAACATATAGCTGTCACTTTATGGTCACACAACATAGAAAACACTATATTCACAGGTACAAGAAAATATACAACTCTAAAATcaatttttggttaaaaaatgttatttatttatagtgTTTATTTGATGAAGACCATAGCATAGGGGTgtccaaatattttttcaaagagGACCAGATTTGATCATGTGAAAATGAGGACCAACCATCCTGCCTGACATTCATTGAACCATTAAAGTTGAATGGCAATGCACTGTCCTatagaaattttattttaaatgaaatgtttttatttcttcacaTGGGAATGGAAATAAACATAAGTGACCCAGGCATAGCCAGGTCTTAACAAAATCATTCTATGTTTCATATTATATTTGAATCTCTGACTGTCCCAAATTTCATCAGCCTTCCCATGATTCAAGATGTCCATCTGACCATTtggaaattaattatttttttacctgTGTCAACTCTGATTGGCCGTAACTCCCATTTCTACTAACATATGAAAGCTTTCTAATCATTGGTAATGTCATTCAGATAATATTCTCATCATAGCATCAAATAGAGCCTAAGCACAGGCTGGTTCCCCACTATTTGCTACAATCTCTCCATTCACCAGAAACTTCTGAACAGATATGAACATCTAAAAGTGGTGTCTCAGTTCAGTTTCCAACTTGCAAgagatttattgttttgttatttccaTTAGgtgaaaaattatgaaaatgctggaatttcagctgaaaaaaaagacagatgtcAGTTTGACATGCCAAAGATCATACTTACAGAATTTCAAGAGATTCTGAGGTGATCCAGCAGTGACCTCCATGATCTCGCTGAGTTGATATGGAATgacacagaaaatagaaaaatattttaacatttttgtttactacataattccattcattctttcagtgttttgatgtcttcagtattaacctacaatgtaggaaataaataaaaaccattgaatgagaagttgTTCAATGGTCCAGTATGTCACACCTACAggtacaaaacaacaacattgcaATTCATAAAGTGTTATTAGTCCAAGTGCATATatttagaaatgtcattttgaccaacacaaaagaaatttaaaaaggcAACATGTAAATTGTGAGTCTCAACCCGACGCTGTGGTTTGGCAACTCAGACTGTCAGATACTGACAACTTTGAGATGAGACTCAGAAATCAACTTATTCTCTGTGAACTATGTTGCACctttaaaacactgacaaattaGTATTTATTAATCTCAGATGACCAAAACAGGTAACTTACTGGCACTCAGGTGAAGGATGATACTGAGATCTGGATTGCAGTACACAGGCCAGGTCTGGTTTAAGGCAGTGGTTGAGAAATATCATGCAGGTGAGTCATTCAGTTTCCTCAAGTGGTTCTAGTTGAAGTTCAGAACAGTTCTGATCACACAAATGTGTGGAGTTAAACAAGTGCAGCATTTTCTCTGCAAATATTAGAATCTCTGGACACCTGCCTTTATCCAGCTGCTGGTAAAAGTTCATGACAGTCTTTGATAAACTCACCCTCTGCAATAGGTTTACCGTATTTAGCATTAGCATCTCCTTAGAGGGATTTTCATTTGAAACACCGTTGCTGTGAAGCTTAGACAGCTTCCAGTTGCTTCACCTTCTGTCACTCATAGCTTGTGATATGCTTGTTTTGACTGGTCTAGTCTCTTTACATTGAATTCCTTAGACATGGCAGCAGTATCTTGGCAAATTAGGCAAACACAATGGTTTTGcatttcagtgaagaaatattGCAGTTTCCACCTGTCCTGGAAGTAGCAGCCCTCACAGTCaactttcctgttttgtttttgttttgttttgtttttaaatctacaGTTGCCATTTCAGGAATGGGCTGGAAAGAGTCGCTGGGGTCACAAACAGGGTCACAGGTGGCAACAGAGTCCTGCTGACACTATTTGGTGGCACAAAATATTGCATCTTGTAACTGTACCTATTTGACAGCGTTGGCAGGccataaatgctgcattttatgacagtaactgcaaaaacaagacaataaaatcTGATCCAATTTCACTCCAGACTGGACTTTGGACATGCCTAGCAGTTCATGTTACAACCATCTAGTTAATGGACACACTATCCAACCATACGGGCCAAAATATCTATTCTGCTCCATCTGAGAGGTTTACACACGGTAACTGTGACTTCTAACTttgatttgt
It encodes the following:
- the LOC111562463 gene encoding major histocompatibility complex class I-related gene protein-like isoform X1, whose amino-acid sequence is MSGCEWDDETGESRGFHQYGYDGEDFIALDLQTLTWIAPKPQGFITKLRWDTDKARLDGNKYFIHLYPDWLKKYVQYARSFLQRTVKHSLMFSLTTSSGVPDFPEYMGSALVDEVQVGYFDSNIRTAEPKVDWMRKLMKDDPQHLEWYVNKCIEHQHFFKATIDSLMKRLNQTEGAHILQQISGCEWDEENGDIKGFQQYGFNGEDFIALDLKTLTWVAPNPLAFITKLKWDTETARLEYNKYYYIHVYSDWLKKYVNYSRSFLKRTGLPSVSLLQKTPSSQVTCHATGFYPDRADLFWRKDGEELHEDVDKVEILPNHDGTFQMSVDLNISSIAPEDWKKYDCVFQLSGVKDVIITKLDKSVIRTNWVSPSGFPAGAVIGVVVGLLLLLLCITGLFIWRKKTNGFKPANTSESADSNSDSSQLQLSGKTGGE
- the LOC111562463 gene encoding major histocompatibility complex class I-related gene protein-like isoform X2 — its product is MSGCEWDDETGESRGFHQYGYDGEDFIALDLQTLTWIAPKPQGFITKLRWDTDKARLDGNKYFIHLYPDWLKKYVQYARSFLQRTVKHSLMFSLTTSSGVPDFPEYMGSALVDEVQVGYFDSNIRTAEPKVDWMRKLMKDDPQHLEWYVNKCIEHQHFFKATIDSLMKRLNQTEGAHILQQISGCEWDEENGDIKGFQQYGFNGEDFIALDLKTLTWVAPNPLAFITKLKWDTETARLEYNKYYYIHVYSDWLKKYVNYSRSFLKRTGLPSVSLLQKTPSSQVTCHATGFYPDRADLFWRKDGEELHEDVDKVEILPNHDGTFQMSVDLNISSIAPEDWKKYDCVFQLSGVKDVIITKLDKSVIRTNWVSPSGFPAGAVIGVVVGLLLLLLCITGLFIWRKKTNGFRPANRKIF